The genomic DNA CAGCCCCATATGTTATTTTCGTTTTAGTTCATCCTAGGGACTATAAGATGGTTGTCAAAAATGCAGGAAGCATTTCAGTTACAATTGCAGACAGGCTGCATCTTGAGAAAAAGCCTTTGATTCTTGTACGTAATGACTTATTTACCAAACCTAAAACTTTCGAGTTAAACATCATGCTGGCTGATGAGGTTACTGAAAACGCTCCATATAATGTGGTTATTCGCGTAAGCTCTCATGATGAGGTTTTCATTAAGAAAAATTCAAGAAACATAGCCAGTACTATCGCTGCTCGTATCGGTTCATTCAAATTCCCATTTGTTTCTGTCAAGCCGGATATGATGTTAACCAGGCCTGGCGAATTTGAAGTGGAATTGGAGAAGGGAGGAAGCTTCGATGACTAATAGCTTAACTAAATTTCTAATTAAGCTATACACTCATCTTAAGCCTATCAGCGTGGGCACTAAATTTTTTCCAACTAATGAAATTGAAACAGAATATGTGGAGCTTTTTAACTTTACCCAAACAATTTTGCTTGAAATAGAGAAGGCTGAGATTACTTCAGACAGCATTCTGACAAATCTTAAGAGGGATATAGGTCCTGAAAACATGCCTGAGGATTTCAATTTCTATGAAATCAAGGCGGCGGAAAACAAGATTGAAGAATATGCCCTTGTAAGTAATATAATCATGGGGAGTGACCGTTATTTCTACATAATGCTTCAACGTCCAAGCAGTTTAATAAATGTTTTTGAAAAGATGATTTATTATGAGGGTGGAGAGATACTTGAATTGGATTCTACTGAAATAGTTGCAAAGATGCCAAGTAAAAACGATGCAATAAGGCTAGGAATCAAAATGATTGGAATGGGTCTTGAAAAAGGCATTCCGATAGTCTCAGCAGTTGGAATGACAGGGGCTGCAGCTATTGAAAGGTCACTTGAATACACCGACGAGGTCGGAAACTTCCCGGGAATAGCTTTCACAAAACTTGGAGGGGAATATGCATTGGTATTTGAATCCCCATTCAAATTCTCAAAAGGAAAATCAGAGGAATTTGACAATTATCTTTTCATTGATTTGATCGATTCAACAAAATTCATCTCCAAATATGGAAGAAACAAGCTTGTTGAACTGATGACTGGAATAAGGCAGTTTATAGAATCAGAATGTGAAGCCGAAATTGAAGGATATCGTGAAGGTGGAGATGATTTCATAGCGCGTTTTCCATCAAAGGACTTGGCAATTAGGGCAGGCCTTGATGCGGCATGGTTTGCAGCAAACAACAATGCAAAAATAAGGGCAGGCATTGGTAAAAGCAGAAGGGAGGCAGGTCAACGTGCACAGTTGGTTGACAGTTTCAATTCAACCTCACCATTGTCATTGGTTATTTTTGAATTGGCAAATGGCCTATACGCTTACAACATACCAACGGAATTCTCAAGAACTTTAATAAACATGTTAGATAACAAGAAAGGAAAATTAGTGGGAGTTTTCATCTTCGTATTTGTCTTAACATTCCTGTTGTGCATTTTTGGATTTGGATTGCTGAGCTTTGTTGCAGTTGCAATTGCAATCATATATGCTTTAGTAATTTAGATTGGTAAATTATATATGTTATCAGAATAATAAATTATATAAAAATAAAAAGGATTTTTTGATTAAATGGCAAACGATGGAAAATTAGTTTTTATAATGGTTGTAGCACTTGTTGCATTTGGAATAGGTGCAGTTGCAGGTATTACTATTGGAATGGACAATGTAAACAATACCGATAACGCAACAGAAGTGACTCATATTGAAAATGTTACAGTTAACATGACCACTAATTTATCAGAGGAAAATGCCCCTATTTATGATCCTGATATTGATCATGTGGATTTCAACAACAATGAAACATTTTATTAATTAATTCTTTTTTTTAAAAAACTTCTTTTTTTAGTGATGGTTATGAAAAGTTTAGATTATATAAGTGATATTTCTGGAGGTTTATCCTGTATAAAAGACCTTGAAGTGGCTGGAAGTAAGGAAGGTAAATATGGTGTAGCTATTATTGTAAGCAAGGATAGTCAGGCGGCAGGAGTATTTACCTCAAACAAGGTTGTGGCAGCTCCAGTCAAATACACTAAAAAGATGCTTAAGAATGGAATTGTATCTGCAATTTTTGTAAACAGTGGAAATGCAAATTGCTTTACAGGCCAACAGGGAATTGAAGATTGTGAAGAATTGGTAAAACTTGTTTCTAAGGATTTGAAGATACCTGAAAGCGAGATAGCTATTGCATCTACCGGTGTAATTGGCCGTGAAATGCCAATGGACATTATCGAAAAGGTGGCTTATGAAACATTGTCAAAACTCGATGATACTCCTGAGTCTTCATTGGAAGCTGCTAAAGCCATTATGACTACTGACACTGTTCCAAAGGAATTTGCAGTTGAAATTGCTTTGGAGAACAATGAAACAGTAAGGATAGGTGGAATTACAAAAGGAGTTGGAATGATAGCTCCTAATATGGGAACCATGCTTTGCTTTTTAGTCACTGATGCTGTGATGGATCATAAGTACATTAAAAAGGCATTGAAAAAGGCTGTTGATGACAGCTTCAACATGATTGTAGTTGACGGCGATGAAAGTACCAATGACACTACATTGCTGTTGGCCAACGGTGCTTCAGGGGTTGAAGTTGTTGAGGACGGCAAAATCAATGAAAGGTTCCAGAAAGGCCTTGATTATATCTGTAAGGTTTTGGCTAAAAAGCAGGTCCGTGATGGTGAAGGTGCATCAAAGATTATTGAGGCTACAGTTTCAGGGGCAAAATCTAAAGATGATGCCAGAAGGGCTGCAAAATCCATCATTTCATCTGCACTCGTAAAGTCAGCAGTATTTGGAGCGGACCCTAATTGGGGAAGAATTGCTGCTGCTGTGGGATATGCGGGAATTGATATGGATGAGACTGTTATCTCCATTGGCCTTGCAAATGATGAAGATTCAGTGTTCATGGTAAGGGAAGGCAATATTCTGGCTTTGGATGATACTCCTGAACTTAGGCAAGCTGAAGAGATTATGAAAAGCGAGAGGATTTTCATAAATGTTGACTTGCATTTGGGGGATTGTTCTGCAACTGCATGGGGTTGCGACCTCACTTATGACTACGTCAAAATCAATGCAGAGTATACTACCTAAATATTTAAATACTTTTAGTTAAATATAGTTTAATGTTATAGATTATTCTATTTTTAAATTATTTTCATTTAATAAATTATTATGAGGAATTAAGATGGCAAAAGTCAAAGGAACTAATAAAAGAACAAGACAAAAAAGAAGTTATACTAAACCAGGTAGTAAAAGAGGAAGAGGAGTAAAACAAACCTGGAAAAAATAATTCTCTTATTTTTAGAGAATATTTACTCTCTTCAACTTCTTTTAATCAATTATTTCTCATTTTAACAATCTAATTTTTTAATATTCATTTTATCTATTTTTATAGAACCTGCACATTGCATGGTTTGATAAGGGCTCTTGTGCTATATTCTGATAATTGACATGGATTTTATATTTTGATCTTAAATTTTTATCTGGACCATTAAAATTGCTTTCACTTCGAAATATTTATTTGGTTTAAACTTATTTATTTCATCTAAAAACAACAACAATCTTTTTATATGTAATTTCACAAAATCATATCTATGCACTTCAACCATTCTTAAATATCAAAGGGAATATACTAATTTACATCTATTATGCGCATCTTAGATATGAGTATAAACATAAGGTGAGTTTAGTGAAATCATACTTTGATTTTAAACAGTTTCTTCCATTGGCAGAAGCCATTTTGGAAGAAAAGAGTCTTAAAATAGACGAAGTAAGTGAAGAATGTATTTATCGCACAGTAATAAACAGAGTTTATTATGCATGCTACAACCATACAAGAGAATGGTTGGAAGTTAAATACGGAATGAAAACACGAGTATTCGATGAAAGTCTTGGAAAAATGAGAAATAGAAAAAACAAGAGCTCTCATGTAATTGTTTATGAGGATTTGGAGGATATTTCAAATTTAGTTCCAAAAAATCTTAAAAAAAATTTCATAACTTTATCTTCAGATTTGAGAGCAATGTTTTTAAAAAGAATTGAAGCAGATTATAATTTATATAAAACAATAAATTTGCAGGACGTTGAAAAGGTTATTGAGGATGGCATTAATTTAATGCAATTATTAAATTTTTAGTTAGGTGGTTTCATGTCAATTGAAATAATTAACAATATTTTGGTTAATCCTTTGGAGGATTTTAGTGTTTGTAATCAGTTCAATTACGATTATTTAATTGAACAATGGAAATCTTATTTAAATAGTGGAATAAAACAACTGAAATATTTTTTGGAGAGTATTCTAGATGAATTTCATGGGAGTTGCGTTGAATACATTCCATATTGGGATAATTCTTTTCTTCCTTTTTTCATTATTAGAATTTCCCGTTCCATTCCATATAAAATTGCTAAAACATATTGGGACGTCATTTATGATAAGATGGAGGATTATTCAATTAGTCATGGTATTATTCCTTCATTTAACAAGATTAATTTCACAATTGACTATGAAACCATTCCTAGAAACTTTCTGAGGTAGATGTTATATTATGTATTTATCTATTTTTAGAGGATTTTGATGTTTGTAATATCATTTTCAATAAACGATATTCTTTATTAAACCTTAAAAATTTAATTATTATTTTTTTTAAATAATATCCTTATGAAATTTAAAAAAACCTATTTGATGATTTTTGCAATCAGAGAAATATAAAATATGGGACTCGAAAAGGTTATGAGTCTGCAATTAAGAAGTTTGAAAGATTCAACGAAAAATCCATTGAATTCTTAGTCACCGAAGCATTGGATGAAGAAAAAAAGGGAATTCCTTTAAAAAACAGAAAGCTAAAGGAGAGGTTAATAGATTATAGAAGTTTTTTAATATCAAGCGACATGTCTTCCAATTCTGTCAAAACTTATTTTTCAAAGATTAAAACATTCTACAGGCATTTTGAAGTTGAGATTCCTTCTCTTCCAATAATGAAATATGAGAAATCCTATGAAAGTAGCTATTTGGATTTGCCTACCAAAAGACATATTGCTCAGGTTGTCGATTCTGTTTCTATTGACTTCAAGGCCCTTGTCCTGTTTATGGTTTCTTCAGGAACTGCCAAGGCCGAAACGTTATCCTTAACCGTTGCCGATTTTATAGATGCAACTTATGAATATCATAATGGGGGATCAATCGAAAATGTTCTAGATAGCTTAAGCAAAATGGACAATATCGTTCCTACATTTTATCTAAAAAGAATTAAGACAGATAAATATTATTATACGTTCTGTTCTCCTGAAGCAACTGACTATATTGTTAGATATTTGCAGATTAGGCCCAATTTATCCTTAAACGATAAATTATTCGACTTTACAAATGCTGCTTTATTGTCCAAGTTCCAGAAGGTTAATGATGATATGGGTTGGGGTTTTAAGGGAAGGTATAGGTTTTTCAGATCACATACTCTAAGGAAATTCCATGCATCAAACATTGGCTTGACTGCAGAATATATTGATGCATTGCAGGGCAGAAGCAAAAATGCAGTTCATGAGGCATATATCAAAACAAATCCTCAAAAATTAAAGTCACTTTATGAAAAGGTAATGGACAATGTAATCATTTTTAAAAAAGAAAATTCAAAAGTAATGGAGGAATTTCACATTACCATCAACGTTTTTTTATCGGATAAAGACTATAGAATCTAGTTAAAATCTTCTGTTTACACTTGAATGTGCTTTATCTCTTTTCTTTTTTAAGTCATTATATTTTTTATTTTTAAATTTTCCGGTTATTGGCATTATTGTAACCAGGCTTATTGTGTTTTTATCACAGCTGAAAACAAGCTTTATTTCATCATAGTCTTTTGTTGGAGGTGCTGGATAGTAGACTCCATAGCTTTTGTCTGCTTCCTGTTCATATCTTATAAAGTCCTCTTCCATTATTACTTGCTTAACGTATTTTAAGCTTATGTTATTGTCACTTAAACGTTGGTTGAAATGGCTCAATTCAAAGCACCAGTCGATTTCTTCTACATTTCCAACTATAAATTCATCAAAAATATTCATTGATTTTATTTTATTTTCTTATTTTATTAATCTTACTTTTTCTTTGCTAGGCAAAGTTATTAATATTTTATAAACATAATATAATACTGATGAAATTCAAAAGAAAAAATATTTTAATTGTTTTGGCAATCCTATTGTTGGCTATTGGAGTGATGTCTTCAGTTGCCGCATATAACTATAAGGGAACAGGATTTTCCCACAATATTCCAGATTCAAAATATTCGGGGCTTTCCGCTCAAGATATTCTAAGCAAATACGAGGATACTGATTGTAAAGTCGAATATTCTGGTTTATGCACCAAAGTAATTGATGGAGACACCATTCGTGTTGATGGAATTGGAAAAGTTCGTTTTGTTGGTGTAAATACTCCAGAACGTGGTGTGGATGGATATAAGGTTTCTAAAAACTTTGTAGCAAAATTATGCAAAAACAAGGTAGTTGGTTTGGATATTGATGATTCTAAAAATCAGGATAAATATGGTCGTACATTGGCAGTTGTTATTGTAGACGGTAAAAATCTAAACGAAATGCTTTTAAAAGAAGGGCTTGCCGAAATAATGTATATTCCACCTAGTGAATTTAATCCTCATAGCTGGGTTTAAATTTCACTCTTATTTTTTTTAAAAAAATTAATAGAGATTATTTTCTAATAACCTCTCTTGTAGTCTTGTAATAGTTTATAGGTTAAGTAATATCTTACAAAATCATCATTTTTATGATAGCTATTGTCAGATTGCACATATACAGGATCAGGAGTGTTCAAACTGTTCTGTTCTTGTATATGGTATTGATTCAACGCTTCCCTTAAAATATCATAAAATTGGCCTGATGTAAGATTTGAGCTTTCACTGCTGCTTATGATGTCTTTCACATCTTCTGAAAACTCATTGCTTTTCCAGGAAATCATATAAACTGATTGCCCAACAGAGAAGAAAACTTTGGAAACGTTTGCCTTTTCAGCATTGTTATATTCATTGAAATAACGCACGGCATGTCCATTTATATCCATATCTTCCATATATGCATCATCGGAATCTGCAAATCCATAAACCATTGGAAGTGAGTTGTCAATACAACTTATTTCAAAATTGCGCCAATTTCCAATTGTGTATTTTCCATTTTTCAAATCTCCATTGTTGTATTTTGGAGGGATTTTAAAGTCATGTCCTTTGATTTTCACGGTTTTCCAGTCATCAGCATCAATTGCTGAAACTGCAGTTATCATCATCAGACTAAAAATTAATACGAATGCTATTTTTTTCATTTTAATACCTGCTATGCTGTCCTATTTTGTAGAATATGTAATAATTCAAGTAATTATGATGATTGCTTTTCGAATAGGTTTGTTGTGGGACGTAAGTCTTCTCTAGGGATTCCTCGTTTTTATAGTCCTGCAATGCCTGATCCAAAATCTCATAAAAAATTTCCTCACTTATTTGAGAGGGTTCGCTGCTGGCCACTATTTCATTCACATCTTCGCTCAGATTGCTTGACTGCCATGAAACGTAGTATATGGATTTTCCAACGGGGAAGTAGATTCTGCTAAGATCAGTTTTTTCATATTTGTTGTAGCTGCAAAAGTAGCGTGCAGGATGGCCATTGATTGTTAAATCATCTCCTACAAGCTGCTGTGATGCAACATAACCGTAATTGCTTGTTATATATGAATCCACACAGGCTATTTCAAAATTATTCCAATTTCCTATGGTGTAACTGTGGGCCTTCAGTTCTCCCCCATCGTATTTTGGAGGTATTTTAAAGCTATGACCTTCAATCGCCACGGTTTTCCAATTTGACGAATCAACTGCTGAAACGGTTGAAATCATCATAAAACTGATTATCAATATTAAAATAAGTTTTTTCATAGTTTATTAATAATTTATAAATAATAAAATAAAAAAGTTTAGGAATTTTTTTAGGTTCCTATATCTTCCCTAATTTTTCTGATGGTATATCTTCCAGCAATATAATTTATTACACTGGCTATTGAACGACCTAATGCAAGACCAATCCAAATACCTAACAGTCCCATTCCCAGGAATATTCCGAAGTAATAGGTCAGGATAACTGCAAATATAATTTCCCTTAGGATTGTGAAAAAGAGGCTCAGCACTCCCTTTCCTATTCCCTGATAGAAGAAACTTGAAGCCATTCCCGCACCAGTCAAAGGTAGACAAAGGGTAGCTACTCTTAAAAACAACACTATTCCGGGAACAAGGTAAGCTGTTTCGGGTGTGTATGCAAACATGACTGATAATGGGTCTGCAAAGATTACAAGAATCAATGTAATTACAGTACCGAAGGCAATTCCGAATTTTGCTCCAAATTTATGG from Methanobrevibacter sp. includes the following:
- a CDS encoding thermonuclease family protein — translated: MKFKRKNILIVLAILLLAIGVMSSVAAYNYKGTGFSHNIPDSKYSGLSAQDILSKYEDTDCKVEYSGLCTKVIDGDTIRVDGIGKVRFVGVNTPERGVDGYKVSKNFVAKLCKNKVVGLDIDDSKNQDKYGRTLAVVIVDGKNLNEMLLKEGLAEIMYIPPSEFNPHSWV
- a CDS encoding DUF4258 domain-containing protein, translated to MNIFDEFIVGNVEEIDWCFELSHFNQRLSDNNISLKYVKQVIMEEDFIRYEQEADKSYGVYYPAPPTKDYDEIKLVFSCDKNTISLVTIMPITGKFKNKKYNDLKKKRDKAHSSVNRRF
- the argJ gene encoding bifunctional ornithine acetyltransferase/N-acetylglutamate synthase is translated as MKSLDYISDISGGLSCIKDLEVAGSKEGKYGVAIIVSKDSQAAGVFTSNKVVAAPVKYTKKMLKNGIVSAIFVNSGNANCFTGQQGIEDCEELVKLVSKDLKIPESEIAIASTGVIGREMPMDIIEKVAYETLSKLDDTPESSLEAAKAIMTTDTVPKEFAVEIALENNETVRIGGITKGVGMIAPNMGTMLCFLVTDAVMDHKYIKKALKKAVDDSFNMIVVDGDESTNDTTLLLANGASGVEVVEDGKINERFQKGLDYICKVLAKKQVRDGEGASKIIEATVSGAKSKDDARRAAKSIISSALVKSAVFGADPNWGRIAAAVGYAGIDMDETVISIGLANDEDSVFMVREGNILALDDTPELRQAEEIMKSERIFINVDLHLGDCSATAWGCDLTYDYVKINAEYTT
- a CDS encoding integrase; amino-acid sequence: MDEEKKGIPLKNRKLKERLIDYRSFLISSDMSSNSVKTYFSKIKTFYRHFEVEIPSLPIMKYEKSYESSYLDLPTKRHIAQVVDSVSIDFKALVLFMVSSGTAKAETLSLTVADFIDATYEYHNGGSIENVLDSLSKMDNIVPTFYLKRIKTDKYYYTFCSPEATDYIVRYLQIRPNLSLNDKLFDFTNAALLSKFQKVNDDMGWGFKGRYRFFRSHTLRKFHASNIGLTAEYIDALQGRSKNAVHEAYIKTNPQKLKSLYEKVMDNVIIFKKENSKVMEEFHITINVFLSDKDYRI